One window of Verrucomicrobiia bacterium genomic DNA carries:
- a CDS encoding co-chaperone GroES encodes MAVHINPLADYIVAQAEAAETKTASGLYIPGGAQEKPKVAKVVAVGKQVAQVKVGDRIIYKSYSTTDVKVESEEYILVKEEDVLATVK; translated from the coding sequence ATGGCTGTTCATATCAATCCTTTGGCGGATTACATCGTAGCCCAGGCAGAAGCAGCAGAAACCAAGACCGCCAGCGGTCTGTATATACCTGGCGGCGCCCAGGAAAAGCCTAAAGTGGCCAAGGTTGTGGCTGTGGGCAAGCAAGTGGCCCAGGTAAAAGTAGGTGATCGTATTATTTATAAAAGCTACAGCACCACAGATGTAAAGGTAGAATCCGAAGAATACATATTGGTCAAAGAAGAAGACGTACTAGCAACTGTTAAATAG
- a CDS encoding AIR synthase-related protein — MAETYDQLVDYEKIDPFKVDATGAAASTAHNLERYGYAELPASRGESSFVWDEGDKLRAGVMEGLGTKNLIADSFDELHPENESFYGAIAQDSLAMIANDLVASGATPQLYWAHIAAGESSWFANERRATAFNAGCAAVCNEIGVTWAGGESPVLPGIIVPGASEISGYMLGEINPKERCVPGTGLEEGDAIVLIESSGIHANGISAARRLADALPEGYETALPDGTTFGETLLKPTHLYVDFVHELLDRQVDVKRLENITGHGWRKIMRAREDFTYRIHELPPALPLFDFMRDHMGVDVAEMFGNYNMGAGFAVYAPQSEVVEIAATAREHGFMAWPAGTVEAGPKQVIIEPLKVVFGAATLGVRA, encoded by the coding sequence ATGGCTGAAACATACGATCAATTAGTAGATTATGAAAAAATAGATCCCTTCAAGGTTGATGCAACAGGGGCGGCTGCCTCCACCGCTCACAACCTAGAAAGATATGGCTACGCAGAGCTACCGGCGAGCCGTGGTGAATCATCATTTGTATGGGACGAGGGCGACAAGCTCCGCGCAGGAGTCATGGAGGGGCTGGGCACAAAGAATCTTATAGCCGATAGTTTTGATGAGTTGCATCCAGAAAACGAGTCCTTCTATGGTGCCATAGCCCAAGACAGCCTGGCCATGATAGCCAATGACCTTGTCGCGAGTGGCGCTACACCCCAGTTATACTGGGCACATATAGCTGCCGGTGAGTCGTCCTGGTTTGCTAATGAACGACGTGCTACGGCATTTAACGCCGGCTGCGCGGCTGTATGTAATGAAATAGGAGTAACCTGGGCTGGCGGTGAATCGCCTGTCCTGCCGGGTATCATTGTGCCTGGAGCGTCAGAAATATCGGGCTATATGTTGGGCGAAATCAACCCGAAGGAACGTTGCGTGCCCGGTACCGGGCTGGAAGAGGGCGACGCCATTGTGTTAATAGAAAGCAGCGGTATTCATGCCAACGGCATCAGCGCAGCTCGTCGACTGGCCGATGCACTCCCCGAAGGCTACGAAACCGCCCTGCCAGACGGCACAACCTTTGGCGAAACGCTGCTGAAGCCCACGCATTTATACGTAGACTTTGTGCACGAGCTGCTTGATCGCCAGGTTGATGTCAAGCGTCTCGAGAACATAACCGGACACGGCTGGCGCAAAATTATGCGGGCCCGCGAAGATTTTACCTACCGTATTCATGAATTGCCACCCGCCCTTCCCCTCTTTGATTTCATGAGAGACCATATGGGAGTTGATGTCGCCGAGATGTTCGGCAACTATAACATGGGGGCTGGCTTTGCGGTTTACGCACCACAATCAGAGGTGGTCGAAATAGCTGCTACGGCCCGCGAGCACGGCTTTATGGCATGGCCCGCTGGCACGGTTGAGGCCGGGCCAAAACAGGTTATTATCGAACCGCTCAAAGTGGTCTTTGGGGCTGCAACTTTAGGAGTGCGAGCCTAG
- a CDS encoding phosphoribosyltransferase family protein — MERLIASVAPHICVACGSEGAVLCDWCLVDYVVPVPARCYNCMVYSADGKVCVACRRKSRIGHVWVRTDYDAAAKALIYVYKFGRKQAAAGPVARLMGQALPFIRPGTIVTHVPTASRRVRQRGYDHAQLVAQELAAQLALPYRPLLRRVTQTRQVGAKRSVRLEQMKHAFVCVGTRVPKTKVLLVDDLVTTGATLEAAAAQLRSAGAQRVDAVVFAQKR, encoded by the coding sequence ATGGAGCGCTTGATTGCTTCGGTGGCACCGCATATTTGTGTGGCGTGTGGTAGTGAGGGCGCAGTATTGTGCGACTGGTGTTTGGTAGATTATGTGGTGCCTGTACCTGCCCGCTGTTACAACTGTATGGTCTATAGTGCAGACGGCAAAGTATGTGTTGCCTGTCGCCGGAAGTCGCGTATTGGCCATGTCTGGGTGCGCACCGACTACGACGCGGCTGCCAAGGCGCTTATTTATGTATACAAGTTTGGACGCAAGCAAGCTGCCGCAGGGCCAGTGGCACGGTTGATGGGACAGGCGCTGCCCTTTATACGGCCAGGTACTATTGTGACGCATGTGCCTACGGCTTCCCGCCGAGTCCGCCAGCGTGGGTATGATCATGCTCAGCTGGTAGCTCAAGAATTGGCGGCCCAGCTAGCCCTGCCCTACCGTCCGCTGCTGCGGCGGGTGACGCAGACGCGTCAGGTTGGCGCCAAGCGTTCCGTACGGCTTGAGCAAATGAAACATGCCTTTGTCTGCGTAGGTACGCGGGTGCCCAAGACAAAAGTATTGTTGGTAGACGATCTGGTGACTACCGGAGCTACCCTGGAGGCGGCAGCAGCGCAGTTACGTTCTGCAGGTGCCCAGCGAGTGGATGCAGTGGTTTTTGCTCAGAAGCGCTAG
- a CDS encoding Hsp20/alpha crystallin family protein codes for MARRSRDEDLLMEDELTAAFLGEDDMPMPADDQPATQQAAAPTDDWDEEDAVPGQLAVDVYETKEKLVVKARTAGVNKHDLDVSIADNTLSIRGTLSAGTEDDVENYFVQECYWGEFSRSLALPVPVKEDEIEAVLKDGVLTVSFTKVKQDTVKKIQVL; via the coding sequence ATGGCGCGAAGAAGCCGTGATGAAGATCTGCTGATGGAAGACGAGCTAACTGCCGCATTCCTTGGCGAAGACGACATGCCGATGCCAGCCGATGACCAGCCGGCCACACAGCAGGCAGCCGCACCCACAGACGACTGGGACGAAGAAGACGCCGTACCGGGACAACTGGCGGTTGATGTATACGAAACCAAAGAAAAGCTTGTAGTAAAGGCCCGCACGGCAGGCGTTAACAAGCACGATCTAGACGTTAGTATCGCTGACAACACGCTGAGTATTCGTGGCACCTTATCAGCTGGTACCGAGGACGATGTAGAGAACTACTTTGTGCAAGAGTGCTACTGGGGCGAATTTTCACGCAGCCTCGCACTTCCTGTGCCCGTTAAAGAAGACGAGATAGAAGCCGTCCTAAAGGATGGTGTCCTCACGGTCTCGTTCACAAAAGTAAAACAAGACACGGTCAAAAAGATCCAAGTCCTATAA
- a CDS encoding valine--tRNA ligase, protein MKLPSVYEPGQYEEDIYTLWEKSGAFEPKNRGGKGSYSIVMPPPNANANLHIGYELTAALEDIPVRYHRMKGEAALLLPGADHAGFETQVVYEKHLAKEGKSRFDFSREDLYQQIWDFVALNRSNFETQLRRMGASCDWSRYTYTLDDKIINRAYGTFKKMWDEGLIYRGERLVNFCTFHGTGFADIEVAYKEEKSHLWYIDYPLTDGSGKITVATTRPETMLGDVAVAVNPKDARYKQFVGKTIRLPLTLRDIPIIADDMVDKAFGTGAVKMTPAHDPNDYEVAQRHDLPFITVITHEGTLGHDVPQPYRGLTVEEARKVVVKDLDDLGVLAKTEDYTHSVGHCYKCGTIIQPLLREQWFVDMQPLAKEAIKALRADKITFYPDTKKDQLITYLKGLRDWNISRQIAWGIPIPAFQSIDNPDEWVYDERVEEELIEVDGKRYRRDPDVFDTWFSSSSWPYATLDYPDGTDFKDFYPLSLMETGGEILYPWVSRMIMLGLYVAGDVPFEAVYIHGYVMAEDGSKMSKSIGNVVDPLPAIDQFGSDALRMGIIAGRSAAVNRGYDPRKVEEARNFCNKLWNVARFIEDKIGDDYQQKGSPTAETPADAWILHRLSDSIKTVSTHLDDYRFSEASEHIYHLLWDDFADWYIEASKTHLNKGVLAYGLEAVLKLAHPFAPFVTETIWQTLKWEGDSMLITSSWPTAVKADKSHAAAFEETRTIVTEIRAIKAALRLGNDLTLFHTGDDFIIEHAGLITSLARLKEVSQVKDGQGLHLTDTTRKVWLNVDQETANRYAAELQLKMTEQQQLIKNLQGRLSNKSYVQNAPSSVVDQTRQQLETAQTALQKVQQEYDRFSR, encoded by the coding sequence ATGAAGCTGCCATCTGTCTACGAACCAGGCCAGTACGAAGAAGATATCTACACTCTTTGGGAAAAGAGTGGTGCTTTTGAGCCCAAAAACAGAGGCGGGAAGGGCAGTTACAGCATTGTCATGCCACCGCCAAACGCCAACGCCAACCTACACATTGGTTACGAGCTAACAGCCGCCCTCGAGGATATCCCCGTACGGTATCACCGCATGAAAGGGGAGGCAGCCCTGTTACTACCCGGTGCCGACCATGCCGGATTCGAAACCCAGGTGGTATACGAGAAACATCTAGCCAAAGAAGGCAAGAGCCGGTTCGATTTTAGCCGAGAGGATCTGTATCAACAGATCTGGGACTTTGTGGCGCTCAATCGCAGCAATTTCGAGACCCAGCTACGCCGCATGGGTGCCAGTTGCGATTGGTCACGCTACACCTATACCTTGGACGATAAAATCATCAATCGAGCCTACGGCACTTTCAAAAAAATGTGGGACGAAGGGCTCATTTACAGAGGTGAACGCTTGGTTAACTTCTGTACTTTTCATGGCACCGGCTTTGCCGACATAGAGGTAGCCTACAAAGAAGAGAAGAGCCACCTCTGGTACATTGACTACCCTCTGACCGACGGCTCGGGCAAGATCACCGTAGCCACCACTCGACCAGAGACCATGCTGGGTGACGTCGCCGTCGCTGTAAATCCGAAAGATGCACGTTACAAACAATTTGTAGGCAAGACCATCCGCCTACCCCTGACACTTCGCGATATTCCCATCATTGCTGACGACATGGTAGACAAAGCGTTTGGAACAGGGGCGGTCAAGATGACACCAGCCCACGACCCCAACGACTACGAAGTAGCCCAGCGACACGACTTGCCGTTTATTACTGTTATCACCCATGAGGGCACCCTCGGCCATGACGTCCCGCAACCCTACCGCGGCTTGACCGTAGAAGAGGCCAGGAAAGTGGTCGTCAAAGACCTAGACGATTTGGGCGTACTGGCAAAGACCGAAGACTACACCCACAGCGTGGGCCACTGCTACAAGTGCGGCACCATCATTCAACCCCTGTTACGCGAGCAATGGTTTGTCGACATGCAGCCGCTGGCCAAAGAAGCTATCAAGGCTCTGCGCGCCGACAAGATTACCTTCTACCCCGACACCAAGAAAGATCAGCTGATTACTTACCTCAAGGGTTTGCGGGATTGGAACATCTCTCGGCAGATTGCTTGGGGTATCCCTATACCCGCCTTTCAGAGCATCGATAACCCAGACGAGTGGGTGTATGACGAGCGTGTCGAAGAAGAACTAATAGAGGTAGACGGCAAGCGCTATCGTCGCGATCCAGATGTTTTTGACACCTGGTTCAGCAGTAGTAGCTGGCCCTATGCCACCCTGGACTACCCTGATGGCACAGACTTTAAAGATTTTTACCCTCTCAGCCTTATGGAAACCGGTGGCGAGATCTTGTACCCCTGGGTGTCTCGTATGATTATGCTGGGCCTGTATGTGGCCGGGGATGTGCCCTTTGAGGCCGTGTATATCCACGGCTATGTTATGGCCGAGGACGGATCCAAGATGAGCAAGTCCATCGGCAATGTGGTTGACCCCTTACCCGCAATTGATCAGTTTGGCTCAGACGCGCTGCGCATGGGCATCATCGCTGGCCGCAGTGCAGCAGTTAACCGTGGGTATGACCCCCGCAAGGTCGAAGAAGCCCGTAACTTCTGTAACAAGCTGTGGAATGTTGCCCGCTTTATAGAAGACAAAATAGGGGACGACTACCAACAAAAGGGAAGTCCCACCGCCGAAACCCCGGCTGATGCCTGGATACTGCACCGGCTGAGTGACTCTATAAAAACCGTTTCGACACACCTGGACGACTACCGTTTCTCAGAAGCCAGCGAGCACATCTACCATCTGTTGTGGGACGATTTTGCCGACTGGTACATAGAGGCCAGTAAAACCCACCTAAACAAGGGCGTCTTGGCCTATGGCCTCGAGGCTGTCCTGAAGCTAGCCCACCCCTTTGCGCCATTTGTGACCGAGACTATCTGGCAGACCCTAAAGTGGGAAGGAGACAGCATGCTGATCACCAGCAGCTGGCCCACTGCGGTTAAGGCTGATAAATCCCATGCTGCTGCCTTTGAAGAGACTAGGACTATCGTCACCGAGATCCGCGCCATCAAGGCCGCCTTGCGCCTGGGCAATGATCTGACCCTCTTCCATACCGGTGACGACTTTATCATCGAACACGCTGGACTGATCACCTCCTTAGCGCGGCTCAAAGAGGTCAGCCAGGTCAAGGACGGGCAGGGGCTGCACCTGACAGATACCACTCGCAAGGTCTGGCTAAATGTCGACCAAGAGACAGCTAATCGCTATGCGGCCGAGCTTCAGCTGAAAATGACCGAGCAGCAGCAGCTTATCAAGAACCTACAGGGACGACTCAGTAATAAATCATACGTCCAGAATGCTCCGTCCTCTGTAGTGGATCAGACCCGCCAGCAGCTAGAAACCGCCCAGACCGCACTGCAAAAAGTACAGCAAGAATACGACCGCTTCTCGAGATAG
- the tsaD gene encoding tRNA (adenosine(37)-N6)-threonylcarbamoyltransferase complex transferase subunit TsaD yields MKVLGIETSFDETAASVVQDGTTLLSNAVFSSMNLHIVYGGVVPEIAARSHIETIMPVIQQALDQAKCTWDDIDAIAVTYGAGLGGSLLVGVLTARTLAIAKNKPLYACNHVVGHIFVNFLTKTPLENYKLPEKPPEFPMLGLIVSGAHSQLALWRSYFDYTLLGQTHDDAIGEAFDKVAKMLGLPYPGGPSVSKKALEGNPFKYQFPKAKLQSKYDFSFSGPKTAVLRTAQAEIGESHQFPSTGLSERLSEAQKADIAASFQRIAVETVVDKTILAVEEFQPKSVVIGGGVAASPELRRQLAERLPFPAEYTDPKLCTDNGALIATLGCYQIQQGQPPADPYKLDIAPNLSM; encoded by the coding sequence ATGAAAGTTTTGGGCATAGAAACTAGCTTTGACGAGACAGCCGCTTCAGTGGTGCAAGACGGCACCACTCTTTTGTCCAACGCAGTGTTCTCTAGCATGAACCTGCACATCGTATATGGCGGCGTGGTGCCAGAGATAGCTGCTCGCAGCCACATAGAAACAATCATGCCAGTTATCCAACAGGCGCTCGATCAGGCCAAGTGCACATGGGACGATATTGACGCCATTGCCGTTACCTACGGCGCCGGCCTGGGTGGTTCTCTGTTGGTAGGTGTTCTGACTGCCCGCACCCTGGCTATTGCCAAGAATAAGCCCCTGTATGCCTGCAACCACGTAGTGGGTCATATTTTTGTCAATTTCCTGACCAAAACACCCCTGGAAAACTACAAACTGCCAGAGAAGCCACCCGAATTCCCCATGCTGGGCCTCATCGTCTCTGGTGCCCACAGCCAGCTAGCGCTGTGGCGCAGTTATTTTGACTATACCCTGTTGGGCCAGACCCATGATGACGCCATTGGCGAAGCCTTTGATAAGGTCGCCAAAATGCTGGGGCTCCCCTACCCTGGCGGCCCCAGTGTCAGCAAGAAGGCCCTGGAAGGGAACCCCTTTAAGTATCAGTTTCCCAAGGCCAAACTCCAGTCAAAATACGACTTTAGCTTTTCTGGGCCCAAAACAGCCGTTTTGCGCACCGCTCAGGCAGAAATAGGTGAATCCCACCAGTTTCCCTCTACAGGCCTGTCAGAGCGCCTGTCCGAGGCTCAGAAGGCCGATATTGCCGCTAGTTTCCAACGTATCGCCGTAGAGACAGTAGTAGACAAGACAATCCTGGCCGTTGAAGAGTTCCAGCCCAAGAGTGTTGTCATCGGAGGCGGGGTTGCTGCCAGTCCCGAGCTGAGACGACAATTAGCCGAAAGACTCCCCTTCCCTGCCGAATACACCGACCCCAAGCTATGCACCGACAACGGCGCCCTTATCGCTACCCTCGGCTGCTACCAGATACAACAGGGACAACCGCCGGCTGACCCCTATAAACTCGACATAGCCCCCAATCTAAGTATGTAG
- a CDS encoding pilin, with the protein MDSETLQDKCTPIFIVPDDVGKVLLAIFEIVLYVGGIVAVVFVVYGGFLYLTSSGEPEKAKNARTTIINALIGLAITMLATAIVNLIGRNLAT; encoded by the coding sequence TTGGATAGTGAGACACTGCAGGATAAATGTACGCCGATCTTCATTGTGCCTGACGATGTTGGCAAGGTGCTACTCGCGATATTCGAGATTGTCCTGTATGTGGGCGGTATTGTAGCTGTGGTGTTTGTGGTCTACGGTGGCTTTCTGTACCTGACCTCTTCTGGAGAACCAGAGAAAGCCAAGAATGCCCGAACAACTATCATTAACGCGTTGATTGGTCTGGCTATTACTATGCTAGCCACTGCAATTGTTAATCTGATAGGAAGGAACTTGGCGACATGA
- a CDS encoding UDP-N-acetylmuramoyl-L-alanyl-D-glutamate--2,6-diaminopimelate ligase: MNPRTVVKKVIPRSVFRSIEPLGHKGEAMLFTTKNRFPAKGLKVIGVTGTNGKTSTCFMIHKMLTEAGYKTGLMTTVAYGVGDDIKPQVAHMTTPSVQLLHKRIKQMKAQGAEWIVLEVTSHALAQHRVWGIPFTVAVMTNLTHEHLDYHGTFERYRDAKRMLFKQTNRNRKGLRIGIVNADDPNAKFFASDVLHPVGFGLKNGHVRATKVKLSPAGSTYTAVTDDESYDITCHLPGSFNVSNSLATVAVGRAVGLDKKQIEQGIAALKTVEGRMEHIDEGQNFDVIVDYAHTPDSFEKLFKDLKPVVKGKVIALFGSAGRRDEAKRTTQGKIAGKYADEVIVTEEDDRDMDGQEIMEEIAAGAEKAGKKRDKNLFLIHDRDKAIQFALQRAKKGDTVMLLGKGHEKDILRNGPKAADMRHLQQDDRNRDRVIEIKWDEVAEARKVLKKLKRGK, encoded by the coding sequence ATGAACCCACGAACAGTTGTCAAAAAAGTTATTCCACGCAGTGTATTCCGATCGATCGAGCCGCTGGGCCACAAGGGCGAGGCTATGCTGTTTACCACCAAAAATCGGTTCCCGGCCAAAGGATTAAAGGTTATTGGTGTGACAGGCACCAATGGCAAGACCAGCACCTGTTTTATGATTCACAAAATGTTGACCGAAGCCGGCTACAAAACCGGCCTGATGACAACCGTTGCGTACGGGGTAGGGGACGATATCAAGCCACAAGTGGCCCACATGACCACGCCATCGGTGCAACTGCTGCATAAGCGCATCAAGCAGATGAAAGCCCAAGGGGCTGAATGGATCGTGCTAGAGGTGACGAGTCATGCGTTGGCACAACACCGGGTCTGGGGTATACCCTTTACGGTAGCTGTTATGACCAACCTGACTCACGAACACCTGGATTATCACGGTACCTTCGAGCGCTACCGTGACGCCAAGCGCATGTTGTTTAAGCAGACCAACCGCAACAGAAAAGGCCTACGGATCGGTATCGTCAACGCCGACGACCCCAACGCCAAGTTCTTTGCCAGTGACGTACTGCACCCCGTTGGCTTTGGTCTGAAAAACGGGCATGTGCGGGCCACCAAGGTCAAACTGTCACCTGCCGGCAGTACCTATACGGCCGTGACCGACGACGAGAGCTACGACATTACCTGCCATCTGCCAGGGAGCTTTAACGTGTCCAACTCTTTGGCTACGGTAGCCGTGGGCCGGGCTGTAGGCCTAGACAAAAAGCAGATAGAGCAGGGTATCGCTGCACTCAAGACGGTCGAAGGCCGCATGGAGCATATAGACGAAGGCCAGAATTTTGACGTGATTGTGGACTACGCTCATACCCCCGACAGCTTCGAGAAGTTATTCAAAGACCTGAAACCAGTGGTAAAGGGCAAGGTAATTGCGCTCTTTGGCTCGGCTGGCCGGCGTGACGAGGCCAAACGGACCACCCAAGGAAAAATTGCTGGCAAATACGCCGACGAAGTGATTGTGACCGAAGAGGACGACCGCGACATGGATGGCCAGGAGATCATGGAAGAAATCGCCGCTGGTGCAGAAAAAGCCGGCAAAAAGCGTGATAAAAATCTGTTCCTGATCCACGACCGGGACAAAGCCATACAGTTTGCGCTGCAGCGTGCCAAAAAGGGCGACACCGTGATGTTGCTGGGCAAGGGCCACGAAAAAGACATTTTGCGCAACGGTCCCAAAGCGGCCGACATGCGTCACCTGCAACAAGACGACCGTAACAGGGATCGGGTCATAGAGATCAAGTGGGACGAAGTAGCCGAAGCCCGCAAAGTCCTGAAAAAGCTTAAGCGCGGAAAATAG
- a CDS encoding pilin, which produces MLRFLRLKKLNLVVMGVALLFAAMLPTTLHAQSADDVCSGIQIASGSTGCTEEEGGRVNGVIATVVNILSAVVGVVAVIMILIGGFRYVISGGDSSSTASAKNTIIYAIVGLIIVALAQIIVRFVLARATGTADPTP; this is translated from the coding sequence ATGTTGCGTTTTCTGAGACTTAAAAAATTAAACCTAGTGGTGATGGGCGTTGCCCTGCTCTTTGCCGCTATGCTGCCCACTACGCTGCATGCACAGTCTGCAGATGATGTCTGTTCGGGTATCCAGATTGCTTCAGGCTCCACTGGTTGTACTGAGGAGGAGGGTGGTCGGGTAAATGGCGTTATTGCTACGGTGGTCAATATACTAAGTGCTGTGGTGGGGGTCGTGGCTGTGATCATGATTCTAATTGGTGGTTTCCGCTATGTTATCTCTGGCGGTGATTCTAGCAGTACTGCTTCTGCCAAAAATACTATCATTTATGCTATTGTTGGCTTGATCATCGTAGCTCTGGCTCAAATAATCGTGAGGTTTGTGCTGGCCCGTGCCACTGGGACGGCCGATCCGACGCCGTAG
- a CDS encoding arginase, with translation MDTTLIGIPLDLGAENLGVDSGPEAFRHNGIVGKLTKAGLAITDSGNVVIADRKDLQAGNPHARYQDEIVRVSEETAALTKQAIQKSHKVIALGGDHSINLGVVSGASVALGGNLGLIYFDAHGDMNTEETTLSGNIHGMHLASLLGFGGDALKNVGGPAPKVKKEHLLHIGGCDLDQAEIDLISRENLKAYTLFDILTTGLSPLLQQIDELAARVDNIWVSVDLDVIDRMYAPGAGMPNPSGLTYREIATITEYIGKHTNVIGVDVVEYNPLQDKKAKTAELGIELIAKLFGKNYSWYTNYMERNKV, from the coding sequence ATGGATACGACACTTATAGGCATCCCTTTAGACCTAGGGGCCGAGAACTTAGGGGTAGATAGTGGGCCAGAAGCTTTTCGGCATAATGGCATTGTCGGCAAGCTGACCAAAGCAGGACTGGCTATCACCGATAGCGGCAATGTAGTTATCGCTGACCGCAAAGATTTGCAAGCCGGAAATCCCCACGCCCGCTACCAAGACGAGATTGTCCGGGTATCAGAAGAAACAGCCGCCCTTACCAAGCAAGCCATCCAAAAGAGTCACAAAGTGATCGCCCTTGGAGGTGACCACTCTATCAACCTCGGCGTGGTCTCTGGTGCCTCAGTAGCCCTTGGTGGCAACCTGGGACTCATCTATTTTGACGCTCATGGCGACATGAATACCGAAGAAACTACCCTTTCCGGCAACATTCACGGGATGCACCTGGCATCTCTGTTGGGATTTGGCGGTGATGCGCTCAAAAATGTGGGTGGACCAGCACCAAAGGTCAAAAAAGAGCATTTGCTACACATTGGCGGCTGTGACTTAGACCAGGCAGAAATTGACCTTATTTCCCGCGAAAACCTAAAAGCCTATACCTTATTTGATATATTGACCACAGGCCTATCGCCCCTATTACAACAGATTGACGAACTCGCAGCACGCGTGGACAACATCTGGGTCAGCGTAGACCTAGACGTCATAGACCGCATGTACGCCCCTGGTGCCGGCATGCCCAACCCCAGTGGCCTCACCTACCGCGAAATCGCCACCATCACCGAATACATCGGCAAACACACTAACGTAATTGGCGTAGACGTGGTCGAATACAACCCTTTGCAGGACAAAAAAGCCAAGACGGCCGAACTGGGCATAGAGCTGATTGCCAAACTATTTGGCAAGAATTATAGTTGGTACACCAACTACATGGAACGCAACAAAGTATAA
- a CDS encoding HAD-IA family hydrolase, whose translation MYEGDQPALEQALGKSLQQARKKAGLTQQELCMKAGLSYSTLAKIERGAIKAPSIFTIQSIAGALGVGLAELMGEITPQASEVPKKRTKSGVRFVYFDINGCLVRFFHRAFTRMAEESGTAADIIETTFWHYNDQVCRGEMPLEEFNRAFGDRIGLPHLDWTGYYLQAIDPIPEMQELVKWAASQYNIGLLSNIMPGLIDEMFERKLLPEVEYKAIIDSSKVGTIKPEEQIFAIAQDWAGCEPQEILLIDDSRANLMAAEKMGWHVLWFDDYRPEESSKHVRDALEPAP comes from the coding sequence ATGTACGAGGGAGATCAGCCGGCGCTGGAGCAGGCTTTGGGAAAGAGTCTACAGCAGGCGCGTAAAAAAGCCGGGCTAACACAGCAGGAGCTGTGTATGAAGGCCGGCCTCAGCTACTCTACCCTTGCAAAGATTGAGCGCGGGGCTATCAAGGCGCCCTCTATATTCACCATTCAGAGCATCGCAGGGGCGCTAGGAGTGGGTTTGGCCGAGCTCATGGGGGAAATCACGCCCCAAGCCTCAGAAGTGCCTAAAAAGCGCACTAAAAGCGGTGTACGCTTTGTTTATTTCGATATCAATGGTTGTCTGGTGCGTTTCTTTCACCGGGCCTTTACCCGTATGGCCGAAGAGAGTGGCACAGCAGCCGACATCATAGAGACCACCTTTTGGCACTACAACGACCAAGTCTGCCGGGGTGAAATGCCCCTGGAAGAGTTTAACCGAGCCTTTGGCGACAGAATTGGCTTGCCCCATCTAGACTGGACGGGGTACTACCTGCAGGCCATCGACCCTATTCCAGAGATGCAAGAACTGGTGAAGTGGGCAGCCTCTCAGTACAACATTGGGCTGCTGAGCAATATCATGCCTGGCCTGATAGACGAGATGTTCGAGCGCAAGCTGTTGCCAGAGGTAGAATACAAAGCCATTATTGATTCATCTAAGGTGGGGACTATCAAGCCCGAAGAGCAGATATTTGCCATTGCCCAGGATTGGGCCGGCTGCGAACCCCAGGAAATACTACTGATAGACGACTCCCGAGCCAATCTGATGGCTGCCGAGAAAATGGGGTGGCATGTGCTGTGGTTTGATGACTACCGCCCAGAAGAAAGTTCCAAGCATGTGCGGGACGCACTAGAGCCAGCTCCTTAG
- a CDS encoding HIT domain-containing protein: MEDSIFTKIIKGEIPCHKVYEDELTLAFLDIHPAVPGHTLVIPREQVEFVWDLSDKTYQAVMETTKKIAFRLREVLETAYVGEKIVGVDVPHAHVQLLPFNTSTEYSAPQDMDTEPDHPALAEMAAKLKLT, from the coding sequence ATGGAAGACAGTATATTTACCAAGATTATCAAAGGCGAAATTCCCTGCCATAAGGTGTACGAGGACGAGCTTACCCTTGCCTTTCTGGATATTCACCCAGCCGTACCAGGGCATACTCTGGTGATTCCCAGGGAGCAGGTGGAATTTGTATGGGACTTGTCAGATAAGACATATCAAGCAGTCATGGAAACCACCAAGAAGATTGCGTTTCGTCTGCGCGAAGTGCTAGAAACGGCCTATGTGGGCGAAAAGATTGTTGGGGTGGACGTACCCCATGCTCATGTACAGCTGCTGCCCTTCAATACTTCGACGGAATATAGTGCCCCACAAGATATGGATACCGAACCAGACCACCCTGCCCTAGCCGAAATGGCAGCCAAGCTCAAACTAACGTAA